A single window of Fibrobacter succinogenes DNA harbors:
- a CDS encoding NAD(P)H-binding protein produces the protein MIGILGAYGAVGIWATRFIRNNSEYRLRIGGRNIEKAPSELRSEWSNAEWTKVDVSNKESIEQFMDGCEIVLDCAKLSEAQTTLMDEIAEAKNTPVLHLGIEGFKRKESGVSIVYGAGCIPGLSGLIPQYLAKKFDHVNSLEFYYGGLGAFSYTAANDFIDSLHNSNNRTMVYWKKGEILPFVPSSNDYSEELKSVISINKMFPFFDGEAEAVTRKMNLDEARFHMCLSGQRMIEIMNSARHQYKQNPDETIKKLCTASKLDTFGIKENTFYLCVMEGVKDNAPAKFKLTIHGLGPSPMTGVSAGAATLCFVKEKKSCGTILLGESDYATPIIESLIANQPEFSCEIKDMLTTEIEGEI, from the coding sequence ATGATTGGAATTCTTGGAGCATACGGCGCTGTTGGCATTTGGGCCACACGCTTCATCAGAAATAATTCTGAATACCGCCTTCGCATTGGCGGGCGCAATATCGAAAAAGCCCCAAGCGAATTACGTTCGGAATGGAGCAACGCCGAATGGACAAAAGTTGATGTTTCAAATAAGGAAAGCATCGAACAGTTTATGGATGGTTGCGAAATCGTTCTCGATTGCGCCAAGCTTTCAGAAGCGCAAACGACATTGATGGACGAAATCGCCGAAGCGAAAAACACACCCGTTTTGCATCTTGGAATTGAAGGATTCAAAAGAAAAGAATCTGGAGTTTCAATTGTTTATGGCGCAGGATGCATCCCAGGACTTTCCGGGCTCATTCCGCAATATCTCGCAAAAAAATTTGACCATGTCAACTCTTTGGAATTTTACTACGGCGGACTTGGTGCATTTTCGTACACAGCGGCTAACGATTTTATCGATAGCCTCCACAATAGCAATAACCGCACCATGGTCTACTGGAAAAAAGGAGAAATCCTTCCGTTCGTACCTTCGTCAAATGATTATTCCGAAGAATTAAAGAGCGTCATTTCAATCAATAAAATGTTTCCGTTTTTCGATGGCGAAGCAGAAGCCGTCACACGCAAAATGAATCTTGACGAAGCGCGATTCCACATGTGTCTTAGTGGACAACGCATGATTGAAATTATGAATTCCGCAAGACATCAGTACAAACAAAATCCTGACGAAACCATCAAAAAACTTTGCACCGCAAGTAAGCTCGATACCTTCGGCATCAAAGAAAACACTTTTTACCTATGCGTTATGGAAGGCGTTAAAGACAATGCGCCGGCAAAATTCAAGCTCACCATTCATGGGCTCGGCCCATCACCGATGACAGGCGTTAGCGCAGGAGCTGCCACACTTTGCTTTGTCAAAGAAAAGAAATCTTGCGGAACCATTTTACTTGGCGAAAGCGATTATGCCACCCCCATCATTGAATCGCTCATCGCAAATCAACCTGAATTTTCATGCGAAATCAAGGACATGCTTACAACCGAAATAGAGGGAGAAATTTAA
- a CDS encoding amino acid adenylation domain-containing protein, with amino-acid sequence MFTKNPECIHSAVFVKAAEVPNATALVSRNSDGTYNSKTYGELSENALRIASALRTAEIKAKDLVAIVLPKGMNQIFSTLGIQAVGAAYVPVGIHQPMERMHKIFDSAKISGIITDKIHAEVIRKENSAWNVIEIENALQAQPISIDEIVEDATSLAYIIFTSGTTGVPKGVMISHRGASNTIRDINERFNVSANDACMAISELDFDLSVYDIFGMLSTGGKVIVLSEEIKKEANVWKQIASDQKVTLWNSVPALFEMFTIVAGDKANTIPLKTIMLSGDWIPLPLFGTTKKYWPNCRFISLGGATEVSIWSVWYEVNALQPEWKSIPYGQALKNQKIKVMDENSKECATGDAGELWIGGIGVAEGYLNQPDLTKERFPIENGERWYRTGDKVRMTPDGNSEFLGRLDTQIKLGGYRIELGEIENVIKKKSNIVNAAAVVVENGAKKEIVAAIIPALSKEKIAKYDYKYNDNYTDETQQDRTNAVAALIHTIRSNIKTIPEKSKNAFALWNNWLFSNGFEQIRPAVTSDFSKKLNSNENIELLQDVLTGKRPETDLLGNDFFTPEKLLVESAPFKTFINKVISIAAFADSRKIAFLNARSGIGVREFLKAYEKNGMEITLFDESMGMLDMARDFLRAWKDYLKFRPLDLSASVQDLEKFDLVIDAGFLHTYNNPANALAFAYMILKKGGKFMALDFENFDPVAIVSSAVLENGFAKYTRLRRFTSLLSDEEWESIFKELPFDTISLENNSHFVQTIIAQKAIDAKEILGSEFDDYLKTNLVPYMIPSRTEVFVKFPLTANAKVDRKTITALLKKTCSADVNENYEGREADLAEIWKSLLSLEKIDRYANFFEIGGDSLLATRFLEKIHTQYGVEISLREIFENAELNNLAKIFEERINALGDIEEGEI; translated from the coding sequence ATGTTCACAAAGAATCCAGAATGTATCCATTCAGCGGTTTTCGTAAAAGCCGCTGAAGTTCCTAACGCAACTGCACTCGTTTCACGCAACTCCGACGGAACTTACAATTCCAAAACATACGGCGAACTTTCGGAAAACGCATTGAGAATCGCTTCAGCACTTAGAACGGCTGAAATCAAAGCTAAAGACCTCGTTGCAATCGTTCTTCCGAAAGGAATGAATCAAATTTTCTCGACACTCGGCATTCAAGCAGTTGGCGCGGCCTACGTTCCCGTCGGCATCCACCAGCCCATGGAAAGAATGCACAAAATTTTTGACTCTGCAAAAATTTCGGGAATCATCACGGATAAAATCCACGCAGAAGTCATCCGCAAAGAAAATTCAGCTTGGAACGTTATAGAAATCGAAAACGCGTTGCAAGCACAGCCAATAAGCATTGATGAAATTGTCGAAGACGCAACTAGCCTCGCTTATATCATCTTTACCTCCGGCACAACAGGTGTTCCAAAAGGCGTGATGATTTCACATCGAGGCGCAAGCAATACCATTCGAGACATCAACGAACGTTTTAACGTATCTGCTAATGACGCCTGCATGGCCATTTCAGAATTGGACTTTGATCTTTCCGTTTATGATATATTCGGAATGCTATCCACCGGCGGAAAGGTCATCGTCCTCTCTGAAGAAATAAAGAAAGAGGCTAACGTCTGGAAACAAATCGCAAGCGATCAGAAAGTGACTTTGTGGAATTCGGTCCCTGCACTTTTTGAAATGTTCACGATTGTCGCAGGCGATAAAGCAAATACAATTCCATTAAAAACGATCATGCTTTCGGGCGACTGGATTCCGCTCCCGCTGTTTGGCACAACAAAGAAGTATTGGCCGAATTGCCGTTTCATTTCTTTGGGCGGCGCTACAGAAGTTTCTATTTGGTCTGTTTGGTACGAAGTAAACGCATTGCAGCCAGAATGGAAATCTATTCCTTACGGACAAGCGCTAAAGAACCAAAAGATCAAAGTCATGGACGAAAACAGCAAGGAATGCGCCACTGGAGATGCAGGAGAACTCTGGATTGGCGGTATTGGCGTTGCCGAAGGTTACTTAAACCAACCGGATTTAACCAAAGAACGCTTCCCAATTGAAAACGGAGAACGTTGGTACAGAACCGGCGATAAAGTGCGCATGACGCCTGACGGCAACTCAGAATTTTTAGGACGTTTGGATACGCAAATTAAACTTGGCGGTTACCGTATTGAACTCGGTGAAATCGAAAACGTCATCAAGAAAAAATCAAACATTGTGAATGCCGCAGCTGTAGTTGTCGAGAACGGAGCGAAAAAAGAAATTGTCGCTGCGATTATCCCTGCTCTCAGCAAAGAAAAAATCGCAAAATACGATTACAAATACAACGATAATTATACGGACGAAACTCAGCAAGACCGCACCAACGCAGTCGCCGCCCTCATCCATACCATTCGTTCGAACATCAAGACAATTCCTGAAAAGTCGAAAAACGCATTCGCCCTGTGGAATAATTGGCTTTTCTCAAACGGTTTTGAACAAATTCGCCCAGCAGTGACTTCAGATTTTTCAAAGAAACTGAACAGCAATGAAAACATCGAATTGTTGCAGGATGTTCTTACCGGGAAGCGCCCCGAAACGGACCTTTTAGGGAACGATTTTTTCACTCCTGAAAAGCTGCTCGTTGAAAGCGCACCATTTAAAACATTTATAAACAAAGTTATTTCCATCGCCGCATTTGCAGACTCAAGGAAAATCGCCTTTTTGAACGCTCGTTCTGGAATTGGCGTTCGCGAATTTTTGAAAGCCTATGAGAAAAACGGAATGGAAATCACGTTATTCGACGAATCGATGGGCATGCTTGACATGGCTCGCGATTTTTTACGGGCTTGGAAGGACTATTTGAAATTCAGGCCTCTTGACTTGAGCGCAAGCGTTCAGGATTTAGAAAAGTTCGATCTCGTTATCGATGCAGGATTCCTACACACTTACAACAACCCCGCCAACGCCCTTGCCTTCGCCTACATGATTCTCAAGAAAGGCGGCAAGTTCATGGCACTCGATTTCGAGAATTTCGACCCAGTCGCCATTGTGAGTTCTGCCGTTCTGGAAAACGGTTTTGCAAAATACACACGTTTACGCCGCTTCACTTCACTTTTGTCCGATGAAGAATGGGAATCCATTTTTAAGGAACTTCCCTTCGACACGATTTCACTGGAGAACAACTCTCACTTTGTGCAAACCATCATTGCGCAAAAAGCGATTGACGCAAAAGAAATTCTCGGTAGCGAATTTGACGATTACTTGAAAACAAATCTAGTCCCGTACATGATTCCGTCAAGGACAGAGGTTTTTGTGAAATTTCCGCTTACGGCCAACGCCAAAGTGGACCGCAAAACAATTACCGCACTTTTGAAAAAGACATGTTCCGCCGATGTAAACGAAAATTACGAAGGACGCGAAGCAGACCTCGCTGAAATCTGGAAGTCTTTGCTTTCACTCGAAAAAATCGACCGTTACGCCAACTTCTTTGAAATCGGAGGCGACAGTCTCTTGGCTACGCGATTCCTCGAAAAAATACACACGCAATACGGTGTCGAAATATCGCTCCGTGAAATTTTCGAAAATGCAGAACTGAACAATCTCGCCAAAATTTTTGAAGAACGCATCAACGCCTTGGGCGATATCGAAGAGGGAGAAATATGA
- a CDS encoding thioesterase II family protein — MEKTLEERWFPFTTYCLNDTEHKKIFCFHHAGGSASVYRKWTLEKKNMNFICVELPGKGTRRREPFVGDFKKLLEPLCQSIVKVTQGKPFILFGHSMGAAMAFYVADYLQSKYNVRPEKLIAAGRQAPQDEDPSEFKTYMGDDALIRELKKYNATPKEILENKELLQFILPEVRKDYTLNESLIYHGERIDAPIYINCGTKDIGATASIMQRWQSVTTKEFKEKEFEGDHFFVLNSELYPEYLATAG, encoded by the coding sequence ATGGAAAAAACTCTCGAGGAACGTTGGTTCCCCTTTACCACTTATTGTCTTAACGATACAGAACACAAGAAAATTTTCTGTTTTCACCACGCTGGCGGTAGCGCAAGCGTTTACCGCAAATGGACTCTTGAAAAGAAGAACATGAATTTCATTTGCGTTGAATTGCCCGGCAAGGGAACTCGCCGCCGCGAACCTTTTGTTGGCGATTTCAAAAAGCTCCTGGAACCACTTTGCCAAAGCATCGTCAAAGTCACTCAAGGCAAACCATTTATTTTATTTGGACACAGCATGGGTGCAGCCATGGCATTCTACGTCGCCGACTATTTGCAAAGCAAGTACAACGTACGTCCAGAAAAACTGATTGCCGCTGGTCGCCAGGCCCCGCAAGATGAAGACCCTAGCGAATTTAAAACGTATATGGGAGACGACGCACTAATTCGCGAACTCAAAAAATACAACGCAACGCCTAAAGAAATTCTCGAAAATAAGGAATTGCTCCAGTTCATCCTCCCAGAAGTGCGTAAAGATTACACGCTGAACGAAAGCTTGATTTATCACGGTGAGCGCATCGATGCCCCCATCTACATCAATTGCGGCACCAAAGACATTGGCGCCACAGCGTCGATTATGCAACGTTGGCAATCTGTCACGACAAAAGAATTTAAAGAAAAGGAATTCGAAGGAGATCATTTCTTTGTTCTGAATTCCGAACTCTATCCCGAATATCTCGCCACTGCAGGTTAA
- a CDS encoding ABC transporter ATP-binding protein: MLKTLKRIIKLSGKYKGRVYWGLVCSILNSVFNCCSVLAILWVLMNINNLTMNIIWETVAILAAGLIGKTTLKFLTNIFMTAAGYIIFTDKRLELGDKLKNAPMGYFSKKTLGRINNTITTNMATLENYTMMAVDNVVGGILQGICVSIFLMIFEWEIGIIAILGIILSTFSLSAIQKKSGSLSLARYNAVENVTNDVIEYIRGIAVIRSFGRGNASKLDETFDEFEKTAIKMEKGILVPHGFFRATLEIFSGIIILTSAWLTYQGTIEFSYGMMFLVSGFIIYGQMELLANGAFMMEQIETSMDQMDETYSVPKLTGTQAVDKSNTDIEIKNVTFGYDSRIILDKVSAKIPAKSKCAIVGYSGSGKTTLCNLIVRFWDVQSGSITFGGKDIRSYTPDELLSHFSMVFQNVFLFNDTVENNIKFGCPNATHEQIVEVAKRARCHEFIEALPNGYDTIIGENGSSLSGGEKQRISIARALLKDAPVVILDEATSSVDPENECELMEAIAELTKGKTVISIAHRLNTVKNADQILVIDHGNIVQRGTHQELCNVDGVYKKFLDIRQSSAGWSIT; encoded by the coding sequence ATGCTCAAGACATTGAAAAGAATCATTAAGCTTTCTGGCAAATACAAGGGACGAGTTTATTGGGGACTTGTATGTAGCATTCTAAACTCCGTTTTCAATTGCTGTTCAGTACTCGCTATTCTTTGGGTATTGATGAATATCAACAACCTCACGATGAATATCATTTGGGAAACGGTCGCCATTTTAGCAGCAGGACTCATAGGCAAAACCACACTCAAATTCTTAACCAACATTTTCATGACCGCCGCCGGTTACATCATCTTTACAGACAAAAGACTTGAGCTCGGTGACAAATTGAAAAATGCCCCCATGGGTTACTTTTCAAAGAAAACTCTTGGACGCATCAACAACACCATTACCACCAATATGGCAACACTTGAAAACTACACCATGATGGCCGTCGATAACGTGGTGGGTGGAATTTTGCAAGGAATTTGCGTATCCATTTTCTTGATGATTTTCGAATGGGAAATTGGAATAATTGCAATTTTGGGAATTATTCTATCAACGTTTTCGTTATCGGCAATTCAAAAGAAATCAGGCTCGTTATCTTTAGCGCGATACAATGCCGTAGAAAACGTCACAAACGATGTCATCGAATACATCCGCGGCATAGCCGTTATTCGTTCATTTGGCCGCGGCAACGCCTCCAAGCTTGACGAAACATTTGATGAATTTGAAAAGACCGCGATCAAGATGGAAAAAGGCATTCTCGTTCCGCATGGATTTTTCAGAGCAACTCTTGAAATTTTTAGCGGCATCATCATCTTGACTTCGGCATGGTTGACTTACCAAGGTACAATAGAATTTTCGTACGGAATGATGTTCCTCGTCTCGGGATTTATCATATACGGTCAAATGGAACTGCTAGCCAATGGCGCGTTCATGATGGAACAAATCGAGACTTCCATGGATCAAATGGACGAAACCTATAGCGTTCCAAAGTTAACAGGAACGCAAGCCGTTGACAAAAGCAACACTGATATCGAAATCAAGAACGTTACCTTCGGTTACGATTCACGCATTATTTTAGATAAGGTAAGCGCTAAGATTCCAGCTAAATCAAAATGCGCCATTGTCGGATATTCGGGAAGCGGAAAAACTACTTTATGCAATTTGATTGTTCGCTTTTGGGACGTTCAATCAGGCTCTATTACTTTTGGCGGGAAAGACATCAGAAGTTACACACCGGACGAATTGCTTTCGCATTTTTCCATGGTGTTCCAAAACGTTTTCTTGTTCAACGATACGGTAGAAAACAATATCAAGTTCGGATGCCCAAACGCTACGCACGAGCAAATTGTTGAAGTCGCCAAACGCGCCCGTTGCCATGAATTCATCGAAGCTTTGCCAAACGGGTACGACACAATTATCGGAGAAAACGGAAGCAGTCTTTCGGGCGGCGAAAAGCAACGCATTTCCATTGCACGCGCGCTCTTGAAAGATGCACCGGTCGTCATTCTTGACGAAGCCACCTCTTCTGTAGACCCAGAAAATGAATGCGAATTGATGGAAGCGATTGCCGAACTTACGAAAGGCAAAACAGTCATTTCCATTGCGCACCGATTGAACACCGTCAAGAACGCAGACCAAATTCTCGTCATCGATCACGGAAACATCGTGCAACGCGGAACCCATCAAGAACTTTGCAACGTCGATGGAGTCTACAAAAAATTCTTGGATATAAGGCAATCTTCAGCGGGCTGGAGCATTACCTAA
- a CDS encoding ABC transporter ATP-binding protein has protein sequence MTSDKTQKNPLKLLWLYAGNKRIQLFISSLYAILGVFFGILPYFCVAKLLSAFYYKTVTQNDILIYGLIIIAAYALKVYLSTVSTIKSHKAAFSILKTIRTQITSKMEHIPMGVMLDKASGTYKMLVVDTVERIEKPFAHMVPEMTANIVTPLTIIVVLFVMDWRMALGAIATIPVGFLVTMGQMIGYKEKSARYFKANADMNDSIVEYVNGIEVIKAFNQSASSFGKFTNACKYYRDTTLQWWRSCWFFSAAGLSTLSSTLLVTLPLGAYLFMNGKIEFATFLTCAVLSMGISGPILASMTYAEMFASVFQAFQQIEGFLNEKDQVRPTEKVKFNGSSFEFKNVSFGYKDKNVLNNISFKTAEKGVTAIVGHSGSGKSTIAKLMAGFWDVGNGDILLGGVSLSKIPFKQQMQKISYVAQDNYLFNTSILENIRMGRPKASDEEVYEAAKAAGCHEFISALEKGYNTKAGDAGNRLSGGERQRITIARAILKDADVIILDEATAYADPENEAEIQKALSRLIHDKVLIVIAHRLSTIKNAEKILVIENGELADSGTHEELMKKCALYKSMWERHMAGSEAKEIA, from the coding sequence TTCTATTACAAGACCGTTACGCAAAATGATATTCTGATTTACGGGCTTATCATCATTGCCGCATACGCTCTAAAAGTGTATCTATCGACAGTTTCGACAATAAAATCGCATAAAGCGGCTTTTTCGATTTTAAAAACAATACGCACTCAGATAACAAGCAAAATGGAACACATTCCCATGGGTGTAATGCTGGATAAAGCATCCGGTACATACAAAATGCTCGTGGTCGATACAGTTGAGCGCATTGAAAAACCTTTTGCCCACATGGTGCCAGAGATGACCGCAAACATCGTGACTCCTTTAACGATAATTGTTGTTTTATTTGTGATGGATTGGCGCATGGCTCTTGGCGCTATCGCGACAATTCCCGTGGGATTCCTGGTAACTATGGGGCAAATGATTGGCTACAAAGAAAAATCAGCTCGTTATTTCAAAGCCAATGCCGACATGAACGACTCCATCGTAGAATACGTGAACGGAATAGAAGTGATCAAGGCATTCAACCAAAGCGCATCATCTTTCGGAAAGTTCACCAACGCCTGCAAATACTATCGCGACACCACACTTCAATGGTGGCGCAGTTGCTGGTTTTTCTCGGCAGCAGGATTGAGCACTCTTTCTTCGACATTGCTTGTAACACTTCCGCTTGGCGCATACTTGTTCATGAACGGAAAGATTGAATTTGCCACATTCCTCACATGCGCAGTGCTCAGCATGGGCATTTCAGGGCCAATTCTTGCATCAATGACTTACGCAGAAATGTTCGCTTCGGTTTTCCAAGCCTTTCAACAAATTGAAGGATTCCTTAACGAAAAAGATCAAGTACGCCCCACTGAAAAAGTCAAATTCAACGGTTCCTCCTTTGAATTCAAGAATGTTTCTTTCGGCTATAAAGACAAGAACGTTTTGAATAACATTTCATTCAAGACTGCTGAAAAAGGCGTCACAGCAATCGTCGGGCATTCTGGTAGCGGAAAATCGACAATCGCAAAGCTCATGGCCGGTTTTTGGGACGTAGGCAATGGAGATATTTTACTCGGCGGCGTCAGTCTATCGAAGATTCCATTCAAGCAGCAAATGCAAAAAATCAGCTACGTAGCCCAAGACAATTACTTGTTTAACACATCCATTCTAGAAAACATCCGCATGGGCCGCCCAAAAGCAAGCGATGAAGAAGTTTACGAAGCCGCAAAAGCTGCCGGTTGCCACGAATTCATTAGCGCACTCGAAAAAGGCTATAACACAAAAGCAGGTGACGCCGGCAACAGACTTTCTGGAGGCGAACGCCAACGCATTACGATTGCTCGCGCTATTCTGAAGGACGCCGATGTCATCATCTTGGACGAAGCCACGGCTTATGCGGATCCCGAAAACGAAGCCGAAATTCAAAAGGCACTTTCAAGGCTCATTCACGATAAAGTTTTAATTGTCATTGCTCATAGACTTTCGACAATCAAGAATGCCGAAAAGATTTTGGTCATTGAAAACGGCGAACTCGCCGATAGCGGCACTCACGAAGAACTCATGAAAAAATGTGCCTTGTACAAATCCATGTGGGAACGCCACATGGCAGGTTCCGAAGCAAAGGAGATTGCATAA